Within Mycobacterium heckeshornense, the genomic segment GACGAACTCCTCGCGAGGCATCCGGCGCGGGCTGTCCGGGCTGGGGCCCAGCCACCAGTCGGTCGCCGACTCCGCCGACCCGAACGCGGCAAACGCAGCAAGCTCGATCGCGGCACGGTCGAGCTGCATTTCCCGCAGCTCGTTGTTGAACATCTCGGCCATCGCCAACGTGATCTCGCGGCCTTCGTTGAGGGTGCGTATGGTCGCCTCGGACTGTTCCGGGAAGCGGCCCTGGATGAAAAACCGCAACACATTGGGATGCTGGTCGACGAGGTTGACGTACTCTTCGACGCTGCGCCGGATCACCTCGCGCGCAGAGTTGGTGGAGAAGTCGATCGACGGGAAAATCGCCGCCCACAACATGTCGCGAAGGCGCTCGCCGATCGCCTGGAAGAGATCGGACTTGTCGGTGAAGTGCCGGTAGATTTTGGGCTTGGCGGTGCCGGCTTCCGCGGCGATCTCGCGGACGCTCACGTCGGGCCCTAACCGGTCGATGGCCCGAAAGGCCGCTTCGACGATCTCGCCGCGCACTTTCTTGCGGTGTTCGCGCCAGCGTTCGCTGCGCGCGTCGACCTTCACGCCCGGCTTGGTGCCGGGGTGGGGTCGGGGGATTCTCACCACGTCACGCACTTTACCGTGTCGCAGTCGCTGACCTGGGCAGACCGGCATTTACGCGCCGTTGATGTGCGCCGAGCGTGCAGTCAGGGCGAGAAATTAGCCCGTGGCGCGCCCTCAATGCACGCTCGGCGAGCGGCGGCTAAGCCGTTCACAGCATGCAGGACACGCAGCCCTCGACCTCGGTGCCTTCCAGGGCCATCTGCCGCAGCCGGATGTAGTAGAGCGTCTTGATGCCCTTGCGCCAGGCGTAGATCTGGGCCTTGTTGACGTCACGGGTGGTCGCGGTGTCCTTGAAGAACAGCGTCAGCGAAAGCCCCTGGTCCACGTGCTGGGTGGCCGCGGCGTAGGTGTCGATGATCTTCTCGTAGCCGATCTCGTAGGCGTCCTGGTAGTACTCCAGGTTGTCGTTAGTCATATACGGCGCGGGGTAGTAAACCCGGCCGATCTTGCCTTCCTTGCGGATCTCGATCTTCGACACGATCGGGTGGATCGAGCTCGTCGAGTGGTTGATGTAGGAGATCGATCCGGTCGGCGGCACCGCCTGCAAGTTCTGGTTGTAGATGCCGTGCGCCTGCACCGACTGCTTCAGGCGCCGCCAGTCCTCCTGGGTGGGGATGCGGATGCCGGCGTCGGCGAAGAGTTGACGTACCTTGGGCGTCTTGGGTTCCCACACCTGGTCGGTGTACTTGTCGAAGAACTCCCCGGTCGCATACTTGGACCGCTCGAATCCCTTGAAATGCGTACCGCGTTCGATGGCGATCTTGTTCGAGGCGCGCAGCGCGTGGTAGAGCACCGTATAGAAATAGATATTGGTGAAGTCGATGCCCTCTTCGGACCCGTAGAAGATCCGTTCGCGGGCCAGGTAGCCGTGCAGGTTCATCTGCCCCAGCCCGATCGCGTGAGACTCGTTGTTGCCCTTCTCGATCGACGGCACCGACCAGATATGCGTCTGATCCGATACCGCAGTCAGCGCCCGGATCGCCACCTCGATGGTCTGCGCGAAATCGGGCGAGTCCATGGTCTTG encodes:
- a CDS encoding TetR/AcrR family transcriptional regulator, translated to MVRIPRPHPGTKPGVKVDARSERWREHRKKVRGEIVEAAFRAIDRLGPDVSVREIAAEAGTAKPKIYRHFTDKSDLFQAIGERLRDMLWAAIFPSIDFSTNSAREVIRRSVEEYVNLVDQHPNVLRFFIQGRFPEQSEATIRTLNEGREITLAMAEMFNNELREMQLDRAAIELAAFAAFGSAESATDWWLGPSPDSPRRMPREEFVTHLTTIMMGVINGTAEVLGIQYDPDLPLHNAVPRSSAAS